The following coding sequences lie in one Niabella agricola genomic window:
- a CDS encoding nitrous oxide reductase accessory protein NosL: MHPKISSLSKALLVLAALMLIASLFVPLWSIYLNAPQYPEGLELQIWAYKIAGDIDIINGLNHYIGMKTLHSKDFTEFAVLPYIIVAYAACFLLVALTGRKKGLYILLAAFLLFGIVAMADFWKWEFDYGRNLDPSAAIKVPGMAYQPPLIGAKQLLNFYAYSIPAIGGWLFIGAGILALAAVLTEGRLLSRRHRMPQPAFIITLICVCGISCNSAAPVPITLHRDACDFCKMTISDGRFAAELVTVKGRVYKFDDLACMIRYAASAQLSEKTHYYISDFTEENRLTEAATAWYLQHELLRSPMGGNSAAFANRNAAVARATAYQTTPISWPDVCRSLQSQKSNNHDGLH, from the coding sequence ATGCATCCAAAGATTTCATCCTTATCCAAAGCCCTTCTGGTACTGGCAGCCCTGATGCTGATTGCGTCGCTTTTTGTGCCACTGTGGAGTATTTACCTTAACGCTCCACAATACCCGGAAGGGCTGGAACTGCAAATATGGGCTTATAAAATCGCCGGCGACATTGACATCATTAATGGCCTCAACCATTATATCGGCATGAAAACCTTACACAGTAAGGACTTCACCGAGTTCGCCGTTCTTCCCTATATCATTGTTGCTTATGCCGCCTGCTTTCTCCTTGTGGCGCTTACCGGTCGCAAAAAGGGGCTTTATATACTTTTAGCTGCTTTTTTATTGTTTGGCATTGTGGCAATGGCCGATTTTTGGAAATGGGAATTCGATTATGGCCGCAACCTCGATCCCAGTGCGGCAATAAAGGTTCCGGGCATGGCCTATCAGCCACCGCTTATCGGGGCCAAGCAATTGCTCAACTTTTATGCCTACTCCATCCCCGCTATTGGCGGCTGGCTCTTTATAGGTGCAGGCATCCTGGCGCTTGCCGCCGTATTGACCGAAGGCCGGCTCCTGAGCAGGCGGCACCGCATGCCCCAACCTGCCTTCATCATCACTCTTATCTGCGTATGCGGTATATCCTGCAACAGCGCCGCTCCCGTTCCGATTACCTTACACCGGGATGCCTGCGATTTCTGTAAAATGACCATATCCGACGGAAGGTTCGCCGCAGAACTCGTTACCGTAAAAGGCCGCGTTTATAAATTTGATGACCTGGCCTGTATGATCCGCTATGCCGCCTCAGCGCAACTATCGGAAAAAACACACTATTACATCAGTGATTTTACAGAAGAGAACCGGCTTACCGAGGCTGCCACAGCATGGTACCTGCAACACGAGTTACTGCGTAGCCCGATGGGTGGAAACAGTGCCGCGTTTGCAAACCGTAACGCAGCGGTTGCTCGCGCAACCGCTTATCAAACAACCCCGATAAGCTGGCCGGATGTGTGCCGGAGCCTGCAATCTCAAAAAAGCAATAATCATGATGGGCTGCACTAA
- a CDS encoding nitrous oxide reductase family maturation protein NosD: protein MMGCTKHLPRLLLFFLIWVPGAGTFASTLHVGKGRPFASIRAALAASKKGDSIIIDHGIYKEGNLIIDKPVYIAGNGRPVLDGALRCEILSVKSDDVTIKGLTLRNSGRSAMTDPGAIKVYDANRVVIEQNILLNNYFGIYLQYAANCIIRNNVLAASQKEEHLSGNGIHCWKSDSIQVTGNRISGHRDGIYFEFVTHSVIWRNIAANNLRYGLHFMFSHNNAYITNYFKNNGAGVAVMFTKNVVMMNNTFEGSWGDAAYGVLFKELSDCYLSGNRFLKNTTGIFFDGSNRILTEHNLFQANGWGMRLQANCIDNTIRCNNFTGNTFDLATNGTLTLNSFSENYWDKYEGYDLNRDQTGDIPYRPLSLYSMIVEQNPPVMLLYRSFMATLLDRSEKIIPTLTPEHFIDNKPHMIPYNL from the coding sequence ATGATGGGCTGCACTAAGCATCTTCCTCGTCTGCTGTTATTCTTCCTGATATGGGTACCCGGCGCGGGAACCTTCGCCAGCACCCTGCACGTGGGCAAGGGCCGGCCGTTTGCAAGTATCCGGGCAGCACTGGCAGCCAGTAAAAAAGGTGACAGCATCATCATTGATCATGGAATTTATAAAGAAGGCAACCTCATTATCGACAAACCAGTATATATAGCCGGCAATGGAAGGCCCGTACTGGATGGTGCACTCCGGTGTGAAATCCTTTCTGTGAAAAGCGACGATGTGACCATAAAAGGGTTAACACTTCGGAATTCCGGGCGGTCGGCAATGACAGACCCCGGGGCCATTAAGGTATACGATGCCAATCGTGTGGTTATCGAACAGAATATACTACTCAATAACTATTTTGGCATTTATCTGCAGTATGCAGCAAACTGTATTATCAGAAACAATGTACTGGCTGCGTCACAAAAAGAAGAACATCTTTCCGGGAATGGCATTCATTGCTGGAAAAGCGACAGCATCCAAGTAACCGGCAACCGGATCAGTGGCCACAGGGATGGAATCTATTTTGAGTTTGTAACACACTCAGTCATCTGGCGGAATATTGCAGCAAACAATCTCCGCTACGGATTACACTTTATGTTTTCGCACAACAATGCATACATCACCAATTATTTTAAAAATAACGGCGCCGGAGTAGCGGTGATGTTCACAAAAAATGTAGTGATGATGAACAATACCTTCGAAGGCAGCTGGGGTGATGCTGCTTATGGAGTATTGTTTAAGGAGCTATCGGATTGTTACCTTTCCGGTAACCGGTTCCTCAAAAACACCACCGGCATTTTCTTTGATGGCAGCAACCGCATCCTTACCGAGCATAATCTATTCCAGGCAAACGGATGGGGCATGCGCTTACAGGCAAACTGTATAGATAATACAATCCGGTGTAACAATTTCACCGGCAATACATTTGACCTTGCCACCAACGGAACCCTTACGCTGAACAGCTTTTCGGAAAACTACTGGGACAAGTATGAAGGCTATGACCTCAACCGGGATCAGACCGGAGATATACCTTACCGTCCGCTCAGCCTGTATTCCATGATCGTGGAGCAGAATCCCCCCGTGATGTTATTGTACCGGAGTTTTATGGCCACACTACTCGACCGGTCTGAAAAAATAATCCCGACACTGACACCAGAGCACTTTATTGACAACAAACCACACATGATCCCCTATAATTTATGA
- a CDS encoding ABC transporter ATP-binding protein: MISIQNISKRFGRLQVLDNLNLHLERGACIALTGPNGCGKTTLIKSILGMVLPDKGSIVFNGRDIKNDTLYRQQIGYMPQIGRYPENMTIGQILDMIQHIRNCSEPADYELFHHFNIAGMLQKKMRTLSGGTTQKVSATLAFLFRPPVLILDEPTAGLDPVAAEILKRKITEAKHKGSLILITSHLLSELEDLVTQIIFMQEGKLLLHQDIAALKTSTGQNSIKAALVHLLKNGTA; this comes from the coding sequence ATGATCTCGATACAAAATATCAGTAAACGTTTTGGAAGACTGCAGGTACTGGACAACCTGAATCTCCACCTGGAACGCGGGGCCTGCATCGCTCTTACAGGCCCAAACGGCTGTGGCAAAACCACACTGATAAAGTCTATACTTGGCATGGTACTGCCCGACAAAGGGAGCATCGTATTTAATGGCAGGGATATAAAAAATGACACCTTGTACCGTCAACAAATCGGCTACATGCCTCAGATTGGCCGATACCCCGAAAATATGACTATCGGGCAGATACTGGACATGATTCAACACATCCGCAATTGCAGTGAGCCGGCCGATTACGAATTGTTTCATCATTTTAACATTGCCGGAATGCTTCAAAAGAAAATGCGTACCCTCAGTGGGGGAACCACGCAAAAAGTAAGTGCTACGCTGGCATTCCTGTTTCGTCCTCCCGTATTGATCCTGGATGAACCGACGGCAGGCCTGGATCCTGTAGCCGCCGAAATACTCAAACGCAAAATAACGGAGGCAAAACATAAAGGAAGTCTCATACTCATCACCTCTCATTTACTGAGCGAACTGGAAGACCTGGTCACCCAGATCATCTTTATGCAGGAAGGCAAGTTATTACTCCACCAGGATATTGCAGCACTCAAAACGTCCACCGGCCAAAACTCCATCAAAGCAGCGCTCGTTCATCTTTTAAAAAACGGAACCGCATGA
- a CDS encoding ABC transporter permease — translation MIRILKYVTLDILKNRIIIVYTVILALFSWSAFGLEGNASKGLLTVLHIVLLAVPLVAVLFATIYVYNNNEFIELLVSHPVKRSMIWKALFAGLSLSMTVAYLLGVGIPLLVFADAATAGIMITAGVLLSMIFVAIAFLGSMLTRDKAKGVGISILLWLYFTLLFDGLILFLYLQFADYPIEKPTVLLCALSPVDLCRILVLLRLDESAMMGYTGAVFRIFFGDTGGLVLSGLLLGLWILLPFRLSLKKFRKKDL, via the coding sequence ATGATCCGAATCCTGAAATACGTAACCCTCGACATCTTAAAAAACCGGATCATCATCGTGTATACGGTAATACTGGCACTCTTCTCCTGGAGCGCTTTTGGTCTGGAAGGCAATGCTTCAAAAGGTTTACTAACCGTGCTCCATATCGTGTTACTGGCCGTACCCCTGGTTGCTGTATTATTCGCCACCATTTATGTTTACAATAATAACGAGTTTATAGAACTGCTGGTTAGCCACCCCGTAAAACGCAGTATGATCTGGAAAGCGTTATTCGCCGGGCTTTCGCTTAGCATGACGGTCGCCTACCTTCTGGGAGTAGGAATCCCGTTGCTTGTTTTTGCGGATGCCGCTACGGCCGGTATCATGATCACGGCCGGAGTGCTGCTTTCAATGATATTTGTGGCCATCGCTTTTCTTGGCAGCATGCTCACCCGTGATAAAGCCAAGGGGGTAGGCATCTCCATCCTCCTTTGGCTGTATTTCACCCTGTTGTTTGACGGTCTGATCCTCTTCCTCTATCTTCAGTTTGCCGACTACCCCATAGAAAAACCGACAGTGCTGCTTTGCGCACTAAGCCCGGTAGACCTTTGCCGTATCCTTGTTTTGCTCCGGCTGGATGAATCGGCCATGATGGGATATACCGGGGCCGTCTTCCGGATTTTTTTTGGTGACACCGGTGGCCTGGTGCTTTCCGGTCTTCTTTTGGGCTTGTGGATACTGCTCCCCTTTCGTCTTTCACTCAAAAAATTCAGGAAGAAAGATCTGTAA
- a CDS encoding Crp/Fnr family transcriptional regulator, translated as MQIDYNILIAYGGVARKVEKGAILFHEGNMPYFFYQLVEGTVKLYTTNAEGKDLTQGIFGSGQSFGEPPLLLDKAYPSTAQAVTPCVLVKIRKEKYCKILQDYPEIANALLYTFARRIYSKAMAAQIWVRQTPEEKIVHFLEQGRSAATIEKPLQVPYTRQQIADFTGLRVETVIRTLIRMSNDGKVKILRHKLYY; from the coding sequence ATGCAGATCGACTATAATATACTAATCGCTTATGGGGGTGTTGCACGGAAGGTAGAGAAAGGTGCGATCCTTTTCCACGAAGGAAACATGCCGTATTTTTTTTACCAGTTGGTGGAGGGTACCGTAAAGCTGTATACAACAAATGCAGAGGGAAAGGATCTGACGCAGGGCATTTTCGGGTCGGGGCAGAGTTTTGGAGAGCCCCCGTTATTACTGGATAAAGCGTATCCCAGCACGGCGCAGGCAGTTACACCCTGTGTGCTGGTTAAGATCCGGAAGGAAAAATACTGCAAGATCCTGCAAGACTATCCAGAGATTGCGAATGCCTTACTTTACACATTTGCCAGGAGGATTTATAGCAAGGCGATGGCGGCCCAGATTTGGGTACGGCAAACGCCCGAGGAAAAGATCGTTCATTTTCTGGAGCAGGGCCGGAGCGCGGCAACAATAGAAAAACCGCTGCAAGTGCCTTATACCCGGCAACAAATCGCTGACTTCACCGGCCTTCGCGTGGAAACAGTGATCCGGACGCTGATCCGGATGAGCAACGACGGAAAAGTAAAGATCCTGAGGCATAAATTGTATTATTGA
- the ric gene encoding iron-sulfur cluster repair di-iron protein: MDINEQTVIGALVAEDYRTATVFKTYGIDFCCNGNRTIAEACAKKGQGPEILIGALEQARSQQGTEGLAYTSWPADLLADYIEKKHHRYVTAKIAEITPFLEKVATVHGSRHPELKAVEALFKDSAAELSAHMQKEEMILFPYIRSLASNGTTRAPFETVEDPISVMMHEHHMEGERFEKIAALTGNYTPPEDACSTCRVTFSLLKEFEEDLHLHVHLENNILFPKAVKMEQEKVN; encoded by the coding sequence ATGGATATTAATGAACAAACCGTTATCGGAGCGCTGGTGGCTGAAGACTACCGCACCGCCACTGTTTTTAAGACCTATGGCATCGATTTCTGCTGCAATGGTAACCGCACTATTGCGGAAGCCTGTGCAAAAAAAGGGCAGGGGCCGGAGATTCTGATCGGCGCATTGGAACAGGCGCGGAGCCAGCAGGGAACGGAGGGGCTGGCATATACCAGCTGGCCGGCGGATTTACTGGCGGACTATATTGAAAAAAAACATCACCGTTATGTGACCGCGAAAATTGCGGAGATTACTCCCTTTCTTGAAAAAGTGGCAACAGTACACGGGAGCCGGCATCCTGAGTTGAAAGCAGTGGAAGCGCTGTTTAAAGACAGTGCTGCTGAACTATCGGCGCATATGCAAAAAGAGGAAATGATACTGTTTCCCTATATCAGGAGCCTGGCGTCAAACGGAACTACCCGTGCACCTTTTGAAACGGTAGAGGACCCGATCAGCGTGATGATGCATGAACATCATATGGAAGGCGAACGTTTTGAGAAGATCGCGGCCCTTACAGGCAACTATACTCCCCCGGAGGATGCCTGCAGTACCTGCCGGGTTACCTTTTCTTTACTAAAGGAATTTGAAGAAGATCTGCACCTGCATGTACACCTGGAAAACAATATCCTGTTTCCCAAGGCGGTTAAAATGGAACAGGAAAAAGTCAATTAA
- a CDS encoding alpha/beta hydrolase-fold protein — translation MPLQAQDDNLPQRDQKKVVFTSKILNEQRSLWIYTPANYQSSREKYPVLYLLDPDQNFAYVTELERFLSDRYRIPQLIVVGIVNNDRKKDFTPIHSLIFNGRIDSSLATTGGGKDFLNFIKNELIPYVDRNYRTQPYRILSGHSLGGLFAVYCKEADPGLFQSEIVISPAIYGGNMEILGRFSGFLRTHSELTGYLSLSLGNEPGGKLAADSLVTQLKQFAPKFLKWQYNTYMNEDHFSVGYKSMYDGLRFIFGDWFINPQDTASVRSYQDIALHFARLSKQYGYTIQAPEDFMNECGYQRLNGGHVDQAIEIFARNVENHPGSSNAYDSLGEAYYLKGDLKSALKNYRKSVLLNPQNQNGKNLIRKIEDKLQHR, via the coding sequence ATGCCGTTACAGGCCCAGGATGATAACCTTCCCCAAAGAGATCAAAAGAAGGTAGTGTTCACATCAAAAATCCTGAACGAGCAACGGTCCTTATGGATCTATACGCCTGCGAACTATCAATCATCCCGTGAAAAATATCCGGTGCTGTATTTGTTGGATCCGGATCAGAACTTCGCTTATGTAACAGAACTGGAGCGCTTTTTATCGGACAGGTACCGCATTCCCCAGTTGATCGTTGTTGGCATTGTAAACAACGACCGCAAGAAAGATTTCACTCCTATACACTCCCTAATCTTTAATGGCCGGATAGACAGTAGCCTGGCAACTACCGGCGGCGGGAAAGATTTTCTCAACTTTATCAAAAACGAACTCATTCCTTATGTAGACAGGAACTACAGAACCCAGCCTTACCGCATACTTTCAGGACATTCCCTGGGCGGTCTGTTTGCAGTGTACTGCAAAGAAGCAGACCCCGGCCTCTTCCAATCGGAGATTGTGATCAGCCCGGCGATCTATGGCGGGAATATGGAAATCCTCGGCCGGTTTTCCGGTTTCCTGAGAACGCATTCTGAGCTCACTGGCTACCTATCTTTATCGCTGGGAAATGAACCAGGTGGGAAGTTGGCTGCAGATTCGCTTGTTACTCAGTTAAAGCAGTTCGCCCCAAAATTCCTTAAATGGCAATATAACACGTATATGAATGAAGATCATTTTTCTGTAGGATACAAGAGTATGTACGATGGGTTACGGTTCATTTTTGGAGACTGGTTTATTAATCCACAGGATACTGCCTCAGTAAGATCTTACCAGGATATAGCGTTACACTTCGCGCGCCTTTCAAAACAATACGGATACACCATACAAGCTCCGGAAGATTTCATGAATGAATGTGGTTATCAGCGGCTCAATGGAGGACATGTAGATCAGGCCATTGAAATATTTGCCCGGAATGTCGAAAATCATCCCGGCTCGTCAAACGCCTATGATAGTTTGGGTGAAGCCTACTATTTAAAAGGAGATTTGAAGAGCGCACTAAAAAATTATAGAAAATCGGTATTGTTAAATCCCCAGAACCAGAACGGAAAGAATTTGATCAGGAAGATCGAAGATAAACTACAGCATCGCTAA
- a CDS encoding response regulator, which translates to METTHLSYKSILVIDDHKMVANGIKLIAGRLFESFYMAHSGASGMSQALQNFPELIIVDFYLPDIPGDSLVRQLKEKLPSARIMAYSFSYSPDIIIKMLKAGIDGYIIKREDDEEFIKAIHMLMRGRDYFCKEARAHIVNRFSTATDDFTVKHLIGNTKFSGKELELIRLLCKQMTTKEIGHYLSLSERTIEQYRSNIMRKLNAKTLAGVIKFAIQNGVVMLDEL; encoded by the coding sequence ATGGAAACCACTCATTTATCATACAAGTCGATATTGGTTATTGATGACCATAAAATGGTTGCTAATGGTATAAAACTGATAGCAGGCCGGTTGTTTGAATCGTTCTATATGGCACATAGCGGGGCATCGGGCATGAGCCAGGCGCTTCAGAATTTTCCGGAGCTAATCATCGTAGATTTTTATCTTCCCGATATCCCGGGCGATTCGCTTGTGCGGCAGCTAAAAGAGAAATTACCATCCGCAAGGATAATGGCCTATTCGTTTTCCTATAGTCCTGACATCATTATAAAAATGCTAAAGGCCGGGATTGATGGTTATATTATCAAACGCGAGGATGATGAAGAATTTATAAAAGCGATTCATATGCTAATGCGGGGCCGAGACTATTTCTGCAAAGAGGCCCGAGCGCATATAGTAAATCGTTTTTCCACGGCCACCGACGATTTCACCGTTAAACACCTTATTGGTAATACTAAATTTTCCGGAAAAGAACTGGAGCTGATCCGTCTGTTATGCAAGCAGATGACCACGAAAGAGATCGGTCATTACCTAAGCCTTTCAGAACGTACCATAGAACAATACCGAAGCAATATCATGCGTAAATTAAATGCCAAAACACTTGCAGGCGTTATCAAGTTTGCCATTCAGAATGGGGTGGTAATGCTTGATGAACTCTAG
- a CDS encoding sensor histidine kinase: MANDYCRFYLKGAIKFGLLLLCFLFQSVVYPQADHYVIKQYNSENGLPQNSVKAIQFDKSGFCWLATEAGIVRFDNNNFRQYGSDLIKGLKGERIVAMIADTAGTIFAQTIDFQNIKIAGSTSIYMHIPELAGTDSLSFVTTGYIAKNLKFDSVWQRIYSSTTIPLVKKSGGLRNGDIYFFQGSDAYFFQKNHIKKLTPNEMEPLGSLILNDHYFLQVWAGNQTRCWNNGMDHTGRIQGVIARNKPFLNGDFKALWCEQGAFIYAGGNLYELFYRNGAVDSKCVLSNLNLEMPLCIAYRPDIKTYFIGTGTQGLYTIKVSDFIYPEMPEKSGPENYYTIAKTSEDDIVVNNARVHRDNTSSYVPLYNSDSRATYTDSADRIFFENGYQLSRYHSRTGIIDRNLLQLDNRLMVIIPVKEDSTLLLCTHSSLYKTTAEGKLIYQRKFPSGIIATALVPLKNGMYLLATATGLKWYDLKTHTIFRSVLDSLSIRTVYPDKQNRLWIGTDGKGSFLYTNNALYPLPPGPRRAFSSIHAFIEDNHGNFWLPTNNGLYKVPVQALADFVTGKTNSVFWFTFNKGNGLRTNEFNGGANPNFQWLKDSTLVLPSIDGLIKFYPNRLVTDFPREKIFIDEISIDGQQLSLDSINGPIRLKPVFQTLHIKIACPFFGNKEDLKLEYKIGSGAWILVPSSGIVSINTLPAGDYTLMFRKAGSDDHASNGHIAIHITVTPFFYKTGWFFVGIVLLVIGLGYVFLRRRLAKLEKEKLKIEKVVALRTEKLLTAVQQLEDSEIALKKSNEVKEQIISTVLHDIRSPLFSMRITGKSLIRNWGSNNEDNLNQVIGLNQLIGELSRFTDQFFSWAVSQQEHFNVKKTYFPLQQLFGDIEALFREILQTNNNKFAIHKTAIQVYTDKDILILILRNLVDNANKNTENGTISIAAAPAPEGLQIEISDTGRGLNAFQIENFLNRDKAVKNGRMGSAIILEMLDKINGTLSVTSEQGKGAIFTITLKQDRTERV; the protein is encoded by the coding sequence ATGGCTAATGACTATTGTCGCTTTTATTTGAAAGGAGCGATAAAATTCGGATTACTTCTTTTATGTTTCCTTTTTCAAAGCGTGGTATATCCACAGGCAGATCATTACGTAATAAAACAGTACAACTCGGAAAACGGCTTACCCCAAAATAGTGTCAAAGCGATTCAATTCGATAAAAGTGGATTCTGCTGGCTGGCTACAGAAGCAGGCATTGTCCGGTTTGACAACAACAACTTCAGGCAGTATGGAAGTGACCTTATAAAGGGCCTTAAAGGAGAAAGGATAGTCGCCATGATAGCCGATACGGCAGGAACGATATTTGCGCAGACTATTGATTTTCAAAATATTAAAATAGCGGGAAGCACATCCATATATATGCACATACCCGAATTGGCTGGCACCGACAGTCTTAGCTTTGTTACTACCGGCTACATTGCAAAAAATCTCAAATTCGATAGTGTTTGGCAGCGCATATATAGTAGTACCACAATTCCTCTTGTAAAAAAGTCGGGAGGATTGAGAAACGGAGATATTTATTTTTTCCAGGGAAGTGATGCTTATTTTTTCCAAAAAAACCATATAAAGAAATTAACGCCAAACGAAATGGAACCGTTGGGTAGTTTAATACTGAATGATCATTATTTCCTACAGGTATGGGCAGGCAACCAGACCAGATGCTGGAATAATGGCATGGATCATACAGGACGTATTCAGGGAGTAATTGCCCGCAATAAACCCTTCCTTAACGGCGATTTCAAAGCCTTATGGTGCGAGCAGGGAGCTTTTATATACGCCGGGGGAAATCTTTATGAACTCTTTTACAGGAATGGCGCAGTAGACAGCAAATGTGTTTTAAGTAATTTAAACCTGGAAATGCCGCTTTGCATCGCCTACCGGCCGGATATCAAGACTTATTTTATCGGAACCGGTACACAAGGGTTGTACACTATAAAAGTGTCGGATTTTATTTATCCTGAAATGCCCGAAAAATCAGGCCCGGAAAACTACTATACCATCGCGAAGACATCCGAAGACGACATCGTTGTAAACAACGCGCGCGTGCACCGCGATAATACGTCCTCGTATGTACCGTTGTATAACAGCGATAGCAGGGCAACCTACACCGATAGTGCGGACAGGATTTTTTTTGAAAATGGCTATCAGTTATCCCGGTATCATTCGAGAACCGGGATCATAGACAGAAACCTTCTCCAGCTTGATAACCGCCTGATGGTAATTATACCGGTTAAGGAAGATAGCACCTTATTATTATGCACACATTCTTCTTTATACAAAACAACGGCAGAAGGAAAACTAATCTACCAGAGAAAATTCCCTTCAGGCATCATAGCAACGGCATTGGTGCCGTTAAAAAACGGGATGTACCTGCTGGCAACCGCTACCGGGCTGAAATGGTATGATCTTAAAACTCATACGATTTTCAGGTCTGTACTTGATTCCCTTTCTATCCGGACCGTCTATCCGGACAAACAAAACAGGCTATGGATTGGCACGGATGGCAAAGGTTCTTTTTTATACACAAATAATGCATTGTATCCGCTACCGCCTGGTCCCAGGAGGGCGTTTAGCTCCATTCACGCGTTTATAGAAGACAATCACGGGAATTTCTGGCTGCCTACCAATAACGGGTTATATAAAGTACCCGTTCAGGCATTGGCCGATTTCGTAACCGGTAAAACCAATTCTGTTTTTTGGTTTACGTTTAATAAAGGAAATGGATTAAGAACGAATGAATTTAATGGCGGAGCAAATCCTAATTTTCAATGGCTAAAAGACAGCACGCTGGTATTGCCTTCGATCGATGGCCTGATAAAATTTTATCCTAACCGGCTTGTAACTGATTTTCCCCGGGAAAAAATTTTTATTGATGAAATAAGCATCGACGGACAGCAGCTTTCTCTGGACAGCATCAATGGCCCGATCCGGTTAAAACCCGTATTTCAGACCCTGCATATTAAAATAGCTTGTCCCTTTTTCGGTAATAAGGAAGATCTGAAACTGGAATACAAAATAGGTTCTGGAGCGTGGATTTTGGTTCCTTCTTCCGGGATTGTTTCTATAAATACATTGCCAGCCGGAGACTACACATTAATGTTCCGGAAGGCCGGAAGCGATGACCATGCGTCGAATGGCCATATTGCCATCCATATAACCGTTACGCCCTTTTTCTATAAAACAGGCTGGTTCTTTGTAGGTATCGTGTTGCTGGTTATTGGCCTGGGATATGTATTCCTGAGAAGACGCCTGGCCAAACTGGAAAAAGAGAAATTGAAAATCGAAAAAGTAGTAGCACTCCGGACAGAGAAGTTGCTTACGGCCGTACAACAGCTGGAGGATTCAGAAATAGCGCTAAAGAAGAGTAATGAAGTTAAAGAGCAGATCATTTCAACAGTATTACATGATATCCGGTCGCCGTTATTTTCCATGAGAATTACCGGAAAATCGTTGATCAGGAATTGGGGAAGCAACAACGAGGATAATTTAAACCAGGTGATCGGCCTGAATCAATTAATTGGCGAATTAAGCCGCTTCACCGACCAGTTTTTCTCCTGGGCGGTAAGTCAGCAGGAGCATTTCAATGTAAAAAAGACCTATTTTCCGCTGCAACAACTTTTCGGCGATATTGAGGCGTTATTCCGGGAAATCCTGCAGACCAATAACAATAAATTTGCCATACACAAAACAGCGATACAGGTCTATACAGATAAAGATATATTGATACTGATTCTAAGGAACCTGGTGGATAACGCCAACAAGAATACGGAAAATGGCACCATCAGTATAGCAGCAGCACCGGCACCGGAAGGTTTACAAATAGAGATCTCCGACACAGGAAGGGGACTCAACGCGTTCCAGATTGAAAATTTCCTGAATAGAGATAAAGCCGTAAAAAACGGCAGAATGGGAAGCGCTATCATTTTGGAAATGCTTGATAAGATTAACGGAACGTTGTCCGTTACCTCCGAACAAGGCAAAGGAGCGATTTTTACAATAACACTAAAGCAAGACCGTACAGAGCGGGTTTAG